A single window of Chitinophaga sp. XS-30 DNA harbors:
- the gap gene encoding type I glyceraldehyde-3-phosphate dehydrogenase, whose protein sequence is MGTSLKIGINGFGRIGRLVYRQIYNMPGIDVVAINDLTSPAVLAHLLKYDSAQGRFGQDVKHSDNAISVNGEEVKIYAQKDPSQIPWKDHGIDVVIECTGFFADKDKAEAHIKAGAKRVVISAPATGDLKTVVYNVNHDILDGSETVISCASCTTNCLAPMAKVLNDKYGIVTGLMTTIHAYTNDQNTLDAPHAKGDLRRARAAAANIVPNSTGAAKAIGLVLPELKGKLDGSAQRVPTITGSLTELTTILKTKVTAEEINAAMKAAANESFGYTEDEIVSTDIVGINFGSLFDATQTRVMTQGDIQMVKTVSWYDNEMSYVSQLVRTVKHFAGLISK, encoded by the coding sequence ATGGGAACTTCTCTCAAAATTGGTATTAATGGTTTCGGTCGTATCGGCCGCTTGGTTTACCGCCAGATCTATAACATGCCCGGTATCGACGTAGTGGCGATCAACGACCTCACAAGCCCCGCAGTCCTCGCACACCTGCTGAAATATGACTCCGCGCAGGGTCGCTTCGGCCAGGACGTGAAGCACAGCGATAACGCCATCTCCGTAAACGGCGAGGAAGTGAAAATTTACGCTCAGAAAGATCCTTCCCAGATTCCCTGGAAAGACCACGGTATCGACGTTGTGATCGAATGTACCGGCTTCTTTGCCGATAAAGACAAAGCGGAAGCCCATATCAAGGCCGGCGCCAAACGCGTTGTGATCTCCGCTCCCGCCACCGGTGACCTGAAAACCGTTGTCTACAACGTAAACCATGATATCCTCGATGGCAGCGAAACCGTGATCTCCTGCGCGTCCTGCACTACCAACTGCCTCGCACCGATGGCAAAAGTGCTGAACGACAAATACGGCATCGTGACCGGTCTCATGACCACTATCCACGCCTATACGAACGACCAGAACACCCTGGATGCCCCGCATGCCAAAGGTGACCTGCGCCGCGCCCGCGCCGCCGCAGCCAACATCGTTCCCAACAGCACCGGCGCAGCCAAAGCCATCGGCCTCGTACTGCCCGAACTGAAAGGCAAACTGGATGGCAGCGCCCAACGCGTTCCCACCATCACCGGTTCACTGACTGAACTGACCACCATCCTCAAAACAAAAGTAACCGCCGAAGAGATCAACGCAGCCATGAAAGCCGCTGCCAACGAATCTTTCGGTTATACGGAAGATGAGATCGTCAGCACAGACATCGTTGGTATCAACTTCGGTTCCCTCTTCGATGCCACCCAAACCAGGGTAATGACCCAGGGCGACATCCAGATGGTGAAAACCGTATCCTGGTACGACAATGAAATGAGCTACGTTTCCCAGCTCGTTCGCACCGTGAAACACTTTGCTGGCCTGATCAGCAAGTAA
- a CDS encoding TfoX/Sxy family protein: MAFDQRLADRVREYLHAIKGLQLSEKKVFGGLAFMVKDKMCVNVSKDRLMCRFDPELTEQLSEKTGFLPMIMKGKELKGYCYVAPDGYKSRKDFEFWISLCLDFNDEAKSSKRDRPKKK, encoded by the coding sequence ATGGCATTTGATCAGCGCCTGGCAGACCGCGTCAGGGAATATCTGCATGCTATAAAGGGGTTGCAGTTGTCGGAAAAGAAGGTATTTGGGGGATTGGCTTTTATGGTCAAGGATAAAATGTGCGTGAATGTCTCCAAAGACAGGCTAATGTGCCGTTTTGATCCTGAGTTGACGGAACAGTTGTCGGAAAAGACCGGTTTTCTGCCCATGATCATGAAAGGCAAAGAACTTAAAGGCTACTGCTACGTGGCGCCAGACGGATATAAAAGCAGAAAGGATTTTGAATTTTGGATCAGCCTGTGCCTTGATTTTAATGACGAAGCAAAATCATCGAAGCGCGACCGGCCGAAAAAAAAGTAG
- a CDS encoding DUF1761 domain-containing protein: protein MDIKVNWLAVVLATVVGMICAKTWYMKTAFGPVWRKLTGISEAASQKAGKRPIIITLFANLITAIVLSVLIHAGSVAFGANNVGVALLIGFLTWLAFSATTLVTHNAFELKPANLTWINNGYQLILMLSMSLVIGVIE from the coding sequence ATGGACATTAAAGTGAATTGGCTTGCTGTGGTTTTAGCCACGGTCGTTGGAATGATCTGTGCTAAAACCTGGTATATGAAAACCGCATTCGGGCCGGTTTGGAGAAAATTGACCGGTATCAGCGAAGCCGCATCCCAAAAGGCGGGCAAAAGACCGATCATCATCACGTTGTTCGCAAATCTCATTACCGCGATAGTGTTATCTGTTTTGATCCATGCAGGCAGCGTTGCTTTCGGAGCAAATAACGTTGGTGTTGCCCTGCTGATCGGCTTCCTCACGTGGCTGGCATTTTCCGCAACAACGCTTGTCACGCACAACGCCTTCGAACTGAAGCCGGCAAATCTGACCTGGATAAATAATGGCTATCAATTGATCCTGATGCTGAGCATGTCACTTGTTATCGGGGTTATTGAATAG
- a CDS encoding helix-turn-helix domain-containing protein yields the protein MEKNRSDCPISCSLDVFGDKWSLLIIRDIMLRGKVSYSEFLGSEEKIATNILANRLSVLEKEKILVKETSPANKSKFVYSLTQKGADLLPIVIEIMDWGAKYNANSPRRELGKKIRQDKFSVVKELSEALKKKVK from the coding sequence ATGGAAAAGAACAGATCTGATTGTCCGATTAGCTGTTCGCTGGATGTTTTTGGCGACAAGTGGTCACTATTGATTATCAGGGACATTATGTTACGGGGGAAAGTTTCCTACAGTGAATTTTTGGGGTCGGAGGAAAAAATAGCCACCAATATCCTGGCTAACCGGCTGAGCGTGTTGGAAAAAGAAAAAATACTGGTCAAGGAAACATCGCCTGCCAATAAATCGAAGTTTGTATACAGCCTGACCCAAAAAGGTGCTGACCTGCTGCCGATCGTTATAGAGATCATGGATTGGGGAGCGAAATACAATGCAAATTCTCCCCGCCGTGAATTGGGGAAAAAAATCCGGCAAGACAAATTTTCCGTGGTTAAAGAATTGAGTGAAGCGCTGAAGAAGAAGGTTAAGTAA
- a CDS encoding tetratricopeptide repeat-containing sensor histidine kinase codes for MLCLLCCYSGNSVLAQSETIRNEQHQLHSIKDSIAFADKLNRIGILFYMKDVDSCFYYGMTAKALSARLQYNKGETDADNVIAAALYFRGLYKEALELLHKCLMAYRNMGDSANVAQVLSNMSIIYTDMADSAKAISFASQGFELGRQLEGDSIQTLLYLNYCIDNPQLPEDTIRHYLAKARANAEKYNDQPMLSLSMLVFPIYLVANSRTEEALPLIREVLDHSRSTGMEYLEIRTLMLYGDCLKNNPDSVLAYYTPAHRIAEKNGYKNFILQLLQVILANTELVGDKDQIIHVQKLMTSALEADNNNLKKFIGDYTAYSAIREKNHLLEASNRNKLTQIWLLAGICAVTILLLAFIYYLYRRSRRMHKTISDQYQQLQHTLDALEQSQADNSQMLKIVAHDLRNPIGAMTSIANLMLEDGPRSENDRMMLDLLKTSGENSLELVNDLLLMHTRAEELAKEPVDMYQLLEYCVGLLHFKAREKMQQLLLTAVHVTVHVNRGKIWRVISNLITNAIKFSPNGARIQVLLEVKTGKVQIRVEDQGIGISEEMKDKIFDMFTISGRTGTAGEQSFGLGLSISRQIVEAHGGSIWCESSPGSGSTFFVELSRETA; via the coding sequence GTGTTGTGCCTGCTATGCTGTTATTCAGGAAACAGTGTTCTCGCCCAATCCGAAACGATCAGGAACGAGCAACACCAGTTGCATTCCATCAAAGACAGCATCGCGTTTGCCGACAAGCTTAACCGCATCGGTATCCTTTTTTACATGAAAGACGTTGACAGCTGCTTTTACTACGGCATGACGGCAAAAGCACTCTCAGCCAGGCTGCAGTACAACAAAGGCGAAACCGATGCTGATAACGTGATTGCTGCCGCATTGTACTTTAGAGGACTTTATAAGGAAGCGCTGGAACTACTCCATAAATGCCTGATGGCCTACCGGAACATGGGTGATTCCGCCAATGTTGCCCAGGTGCTCTCTAATATGTCAATCATCTACACAGACATGGCCGACAGCGCAAAGGCTATCAGCTTTGCCAGCCAGGGTTTCGAGCTGGGGCGGCAACTGGAAGGGGACAGCATTCAGACACTGCTCTACCTCAACTATTGCATAGACAATCCCCAGCTCCCCGAAGATACTATCCGGCACTACCTGGCCAAAGCCCGGGCTAACGCGGAGAAGTATAATGACCAGCCCATGCTGTCCTTGTCCATGCTCGTATTTCCCATATACCTGGTAGCTAACAGCCGCACCGAAGAAGCACTACCGCTGATCAGGGAGGTGCTTGACCACTCCCGCAGTACAGGAATGGAATACCTGGAGATCAGGACGCTGATGCTATACGGGGATTGCCTGAAAAACAACCCGGATAGCGTACTGGCATACTATACGCCCGCCCACAGGATCGCAGAGAAAAACGGCTACAAAAACTTCATCCTGCAATTATTGCAAGTCATCCTGGCAAACACGGAGCTGGTTGGTGACAAAGATCAGATCATCCATGTGCAAAAACTGATGACATCTGCACTGGAGGCGGACAACAACAACCTGAAAAAATTCATCGGCGATTACACCGCTTATAGTGCGATCAGGGAGAAAAACCACTTGCTGGAAGCCAGCAACCGGAACAAACTTACCCAAATATGGCTGCTGGCGGGCATATGCGCCGTCACAATACTGCTGCTCGCTTTCATTTACTATCTGTACAGGCGCTCGCGTCGTATGCATAAAACCATATCAGACCAGTACCAACAGCTGCAGCATACACTGGACGCGCTTGAACAAAGCCAGGCGGACAATAGCCAGATGCTCAAAATAGTGGCGCACGACCTGCGCAACCCTATAGGCGCCATGACATCTATCGCGAACCTGATGCTGGAAGATGGCCCCCGCAGCGAAAATGACCGTATGATGCTGGACCTGCTCAAGACCTCCGGGGAAAATTCACTGGAACTTGTTAACGATCTGTTGCTCATGCATACCCGTGCCGAAGAGCTTGCAAAAGAACCGGTAGACATGTACCAGCTCCTGGAATATTGTGTAGGGCTGCTGCATTTCAAAGCCAGGGAAAAAATGCAGCAGCTACTGTTGACGGCAGTACACGTAACCGTCCATGTAAACCGGGGGAAGATATGGCGCGTGATCAGTAATCTCATTACCAATGCCATCAAGTTCAGCCCAAATGGCGCGCGCATCCAGGTATTGCTGGAAGTCAAGACGGGTAAAGTGCAAATCAGGGTGGAAGATCAGGGGATCGGGATATCTGAAGAGATGAAGGATAAGATATTCGACATGTTCACCATATCAGGAAGGACTGGCACAGCAGGAGAACAATCATTCGGTCTTGGCCTATCTATTTCCCGGCAGATCGTAGAAGCGCATGGTGGCTCCATCTGGTGCGAAAGCTCCCCGGGTAGCGGCAGCACCTTTTTTGTTGAGCTGTCGAGGGAAACGGCCTGA
- a CDS encoding dihydrofolate reductase family protein produces MRTVSFGINISIDGYCDHTIGNPSEQLLDYFTGTMDDVDLFFFGRVMYQLMFPYWSDVARDQSGTAGENRFAERLTAIDRVVVSRSLDSADENTRIVRSNPAAELLKLKQLPGKKISVDSISLLPELIAAGLIDEFNLVVHPVIVGKGRRLLDAGSLQEKLELKLTDTIHFKSGCVALHYVRR; encoded by the coding sequence ATGAGAACTGTATCATTCGGTATAAACATCAGCATAGATGGCTACTGCGATCACACCATTGGCAATCCAAGTGAGCAGCTGCTTGATTATTTTACAGGAACGATGGATGATGTTGACCTGTTCTTTTTCGGGCGTGTCATGTACCAGCTCATGTTTCCCTATTGGAGCGATGTTGCGAGGGATCAATCCGGTACAGCAGGTGAAAACAGGTTCGCGGAAAGGCTTACCGCTATCGACAGGGTTGTTGTTTCCCGATCATTGGACAGCGCTGATGAAAATACACGGATAGTCCGTAGCAACCCTGCCGCAGAACTCCTGAAACTGAAACAGCTACCCGGTAAAAAGATTTCAGTAGACAGTATAAGCCTGCTTCCGGAGTTGATTGCAGCGGGCCTTATCGATGAATTTAATCTGGTGGTCCATCCGGTGATCGTGGGAAAAGGAAGACGATTGCTGGATGCCGGAAGTCTTCAGGAAAAACTTGAGTTAAAGTTGACCGATACCATACATTTCAAATCCGGATGTGTGGCGCTTCATTATGTGAGACGGTGA
- a CDS encoding RNA polymerase sigma factor, with the protein MKDNSLYTDEQLFALIATGDEAAFERLFYRYLPKLQLVIRKIVKQEAVVNDIIHDIFLNIWLKREELPEISSPASWIYRVMYNRSLTWVERQQLHKRKQQQLQAVTTTNDAEEAVFFAETSRLVREAIRKMPPQTQRIYLLSRESGLRIPEIAGNLGLSPNTVKNTLVRAGKLIRDHLRDHGIVLPLLLFTFY; encoded by the coding sequence TTGAAGGATAATAGTTTATATACTGACGAACAGCTGTTCGCCCTGATCGCTACGGGCGATGAAGCGGCGTTTGAGCGTTTGTTCTACCGTTACCTGCCGAAACTGCAACTGGTGATCCGGAAGATCGTGAAGCAGGAGGCTGTGGTGAATGATATCATACACGACATCTTCCTCAATATCTGGCTCAAACGGGAGGAATTACCGGAGATCAGTTCCCCCGCCAGCTGGATCTATCGCGTCATGTATAACCGTTCCCTCACCTGGGTAGAGCGGCAGCAGCTCCACAAGCGCAAACAACAGCAACTGCAAGCCGTCACCACTACCAATGATGCCGAAGAAGCCGTGTTCTTCGCGGAAACATCCAGACTGGTGCGGGAGGCGATCCGCAAGATGCCGCCCCAAACACAAAGGATCTACCTGCTCAGCCGCGAGTCAGGGCTCCGCATACCGGAAATTGCCGGTAACCTTGGACTTTCCCCGAATACGGTCAAAAACACCCTGGTACGGGCAGGAAAGCTCATTCGTGACCATCTCCGCGACCATGGCATCGTATTGCCGCTCCTGCTTTTTACTTTCTATTGA
- a CDS encoding FecR family protein, with protein MSDRTVIRQLLKKLTDGVATEEESRLLRQLITEDEQGSLAEEANIYFSGQADISTAEGTPDPYWEQAVRNILDVDKVQPRRSFRLYWLAAASVLLLAVVAGIYNRETRPAPETAAQATTADIAPGKEGAVLTLSDGTKVTLDSLGNGVVAYQQGTQVIIRNGQLAYDPAGASTAAIAYNTMTTPKGRQFRLQLPDGTSAWLNAASSIRFPTAFTGKERNVRISGEVYFEVAHNAAQPFIVNVDDHAYIKVLGTHFNVQAYRDDASIHTTLLEGSIVTAGITLQPGQQARLSRISGSAPQLADQVDTDKVMAWKNGLFNFNGASLEEVMKQLERWYDIEVIYEKGIPDITFGGKMTKGVSLKGVLTALEKSEVHFKLEGRKLIVLP; from the coding sequence TTGTCTGACAGAACAGTCATACGTCAATTGCTGAAAAAGCTCACTGATGGCGTTGCCACAGAAGAAGAATCCCGTTTGCTGCGGCAACTGATCACGGAAGACGAGCAGGGCAGCCTTGCGGAGGAAGCCAATATCTACTTCAGCGGGCAGGCAGACATATCCACGGCAGAAGGCACGCCTGACCCTTACTGGGAACAGGCTGTCCGGAACATCCTGGATGTGGACAAGGTACAACCCCGGCGTTCATTCCGCTTATACTGGCTGGCTGCCGCTTCGGTATTATTGCTGGCGGTCGTTGCGGGTATCTACAACCGGGAAACCCGTCCGGCCCCGGAAACCGCGGCACAGGCAACCACAGCGGATATTGCGCCTGGTAAGGAAGGTGCTGTCCTCACATTATCCGATGGTACCAAAGTGACGCTGGATAGCCTGGGGAACGGCGTAGTGGCCTACCAGCAAGGCACACAGGTGATCATCCGCAATGGGCAACTGGCCTACGATCCTGCCGGAGCTTCAACAGCGGCCATCGCATATAACACCATGACTACACCAAAGGGCCGCCAGTTCAGGCTCCAACTGCCGGACGGCACGTCTGCCTGGCTCAATGCTGCCAGCTCCATCCGCTTCCCTACCGCATTCACAGGTAAAGAACGAAATGTGCGGATTTCCGGGGAAGTGTATTTTGAAGTAGCGCACAATGCCGCTCAACCATTCATCGTGAACGTAGATGACCACGCCTATATAAAAGTGCTGGGCACCCATTTCAATGTGCAGGCCTATCGCGATGATGCCAGTATCCATACCACCCTGCTCGAAGGTAGCATTGTAACCGCCGGCATCACCCTGCAGCCCGGCCAGCAGGCCCGGTTGAGCAGGATCTCCGGCTCCGCTCCGCAACTGGCAGACCAGGTAGATACTGATAAGGTCATGGCCTGGAAAAACGGCCTGTTTAATTTTAACGGCGCATCATTGGAAGAAGTGATGAAGCAACTCGAACGCTGGTATGATATAGAGGTCATATATGAAAAAGGCATCCCCGACATTACTTTCGGCGGTAAAATGACCAAAGGGGTTTCCCTGAAGGGCGTGCTGACAGCATTGGAAAAATCTGAAGTGCATTTTAAACTGGAAGGAAGAAAACTGATCGTATTGCCATGA